The Arvicola amphibius chromosome 11, mArvAmp1.2, whole genome shotgun sequence genome has a segment encoding these proteins:
- the LOC119826629 gene encoding 60S ribosomal protein L27-like, which produces MGKFMKPEKVVLVLAGRYSGRKAVIVKNIDDSTSDRPYSHALVAGIDRYPRKVTAAMGKKKVAKRSKIKSFVKVYNYNHLMPTRYSVDIPLDKTVVNKDVFRDPALKRKARREAKVKFEERYKTGKNKWFFQKLRF; this is translated from the coding sequence ATGGGCAAGTTCATGAAACCCGAGAAAGTGGTGCTCGTCCTGGCTGGACGCTACTCCGGACGCAAAGCCGTCATCGTGAAGAACATTGATGATAGCACCTCAGACCGCCCTTACAGCCATGCCCTGGTGGCTGGAATTGACCGCTATCCCCGAAAAGTGACAGCTGCTATGGGCAAGAAGAAAGTTGCCAAGAGATCCAAGATCAAGTCCTTTGTGAAGGTTTATAACTACAACCACCTGATGCCCACAAGGTACTCTGTGGACATCCCCCTGGACAAAACTGTTGTCAACAAGGATGTCTTTAGGGACCCAGCCCTGAAACGCAAGGCAAGGCGGGAAGCCAAGGTCAAATTTGAGGAACGATACAAGACAGGGAAGAACAAATGGTTTTTCCAGAAGCTTcgcttttag